The following DNA comes from Octopus sinensis linkage group LG5, ASM634580v1, whole genome shotgun sequence.
ACAGTCATACAGTTCCTTCTTTTATTCCAAGGTTGTTAATGTTCTTGATTGgggctgctgctgatggtggtattTTACAGTATTGATGTTTTAGTTCTTTTTATTCTCCTGATGAACACTTTTCTCTGTTTTGGAATCCTGCATCTACTGTTATGAGTTATGAGGGTGTGTGTTTTGAGCATATGTGATCGACTGTCCTCAAACAGTAGCCATGTGTTTGTGTTGAAATATGCACCCACATAGTCTTCACATCACACTCCAACCTGTAATTTCCAAAATCCTACCACGTGTCAATCTCCCACTCCATCTTTGTCCCCTTACCAATAAAAATGAACTTACCTTCTGTGATACTTCAGAAAACTCAAGATTTTGAATTAGTTAGAAAATCAAAGTGCACCTTAACAGTGTACTcaatcattaattaatttattattattattaattccagATAGTTGTGATTTTGATGTGAGTTTCTACATAACATGCTAAGGTTATCTTTCATAAACATTagtttacaaatataaataacatccCTGATaaaattatcatcaatatcattattttaatgtccaaaTGCTGTCATGATTTGGAGTTCATTGAGGTAGAtatttttttacagctgggtgctcttcctgtcactttaactgtttccaagcaaggtgtcATTTCAGACATGTTTtaattgaaggtggcgagctggcagaaatgttagcaaaaACGTTAATGACACTACATGTATGGCAGTGACACTTACAACTACtgtatgatgtcaagacaaagaggcaCTAACACACCCaagcatgatgggcttctttcagtctctgtctaacaaatctactcacaaggctttgatcaacctgggtctattgtagaagacacccaaggtgtgccacgcagtgggactgaatttgaCACCAAAtagttgtgaagtaaacttcttaaccaaccAAATAACAATGTTTTCATATTGATTAATTAAACATACTCTGTAAATCATTCAATTCTTTTAATAAATAACAACTAAGATACAATGTTTCAACACAAGTTTACATAAGAACTTTATACAAAAGTATCCAAGAAAGAAATTCTATGATTTGTTTAAGAAGATTCTCttctttgttatttatgttaCTAAATGCCACCTTTCCTTTTATTGCAGGTCCAAAATGTCTGTGACATTGTCAAGTGTTGCTGCACGGGAGTGGTTTCAAAAGAAACGAGAAACCATTAAACCATGGGGCGAGTTCCTGAACACTTCTAAATTTCGAATTCCTAAGAATCTTGCTGAGGTGCCCAAACACACAATGAAAAACATTGAAGATTTCCAAAGCAATTACTTGTTCGTGTTTATTGGTTTAATCATCGTTTGTAtgtaagtgattttttttttccctccctgCTCTCTCAGAATACTGGTACAACATCAACTTTCTGGCACCTTTGCTTCCAAAACCATTCCATATGACTGATTTTTCTGAGTCATGGGTGCTCatactctaaattaaacaaatattaaatttacttatgtACTTAAATGAAATATAAGTACTTGTACATTAGTATAAATGATATAAGTTTATCAATACTATATCATGCATCTACGAGAATTTGATTGGGGCAGCCACGAGAATTTGAAGTTCCTGCTTGTAAATTAGTGCTGGTTATAAGAGGTTCTGGACCATCAGTGCCTGAAAAATCAGTGAAGTacctttattcatcatcatcatcatcattgtcatttaatgtctgttgtccatgctggcattggttggacagtttgaccaggacttgtaatctgaggggctgcaccagcctccagtatgatatggcatagtttctatggctggatgcctttcctaatgccaacctctctgagagtgtagtgggtgcttttgcattccactggcacaatgccagttgtgtgacatcagtatctgccatgattacaatctcacttggcttgatcggtctttttctcaagcacagcatattgccaaaggtcttggtcatttgtcattgactCTGTGAGGTTcagtgcttgaaaggtgctttttatgtgccaccagcctgGTGCTAGTTATGtgatactggcatcagccacattgcttatgtgaggcccaatactcaaaaggtgctttttacatgccattggcatgggtgccagttatgtgatagAACAGCCACTACTATGTCACACTAGTCTTTGTCACAACTATGTCACACTAGACAACAGCCACACTAGTCTTTGCCTCCATgcggcccaacatttgaagatcatgcttcatacCTTATCCCatttcttcctgggtttacctcctccacaacttccctccactgttagagatcagcacttcttcacatagctgtccacatccataagcatcacatgaccatacctatgcagtcgtctctcttgcatacatctcatgcctcttatgcccaacttttctctcaggacgcttacactctgttatacatgcacactggcattgcatatccagtgaagcatactagcttcatttctttcaagcctacgcatgtacTCGGCAGTCACAgaccatgtttcattgccatatagcatggctgttcgcatacaggcatcatacaatctatcttatttcttatgGTGTATATGAAAACTTTGTGAGCTGTATTTTACCAATGTAAAGTTCCAACTTGATGTTTAGTAGATGGTGTTTCACTTAAAGCCACATTGATAGGCATGGAATTATTCAACCTATAGACATGTCATCTCCTATCACTGTCTTTCCTATCATCAATTACAATGTCTTCTGCTCCTTAGATCTGGCTGATTTCATTCTACTTCCATCTAGTCTTATGTGATCCACTCGTCCCTTGCACCCATACTGTGTCTGTCTCCCTAGGCTGTGCTGACCAATATTCTGAATTTGTCTTATCCAGAACATCAGACTTCTGGAATTTCTGTCTTGCAGTGGTTCAACTGTATTGGATCTTAATGGTCTTGGAGGGCCTTTGAAGGCCATATGCTTAAACCTCTTTTACCAGATCAAACAAGCTattaaaataaaccaaaaaaaaaaaaaagagagaatttgAACCATTTTGGAGACAAAACTGGCTTATGCATCTACagaaaaataacagaatcagTTTTAAGAGATACAAAAtgagtcacatcatcatcaccaccaccgttgttttaatgtccacttttccatgcttgaatagCTCAGTCAGAATTcatcaaggcagattttctatgactagaAGTTCTTCCTGTtactcttacctgtttccaagcaaaatagtATTTCCCCATGGttgaacatgttttcatggaagctTGGAAATGGGATGGCACTACTTTTGTGATGATTATGCGAGttttacaactgtcacatgatgtcaagacaaggagactcaaatacataaacatatgacaggcttctttacagtttccatctaccaaatacactgacAAAGCTTTAGTTAGCCTAAGGctatattgtagaagatacttgcccaaggtgctaagcAGTGAGACAGAACCTAGAACCATCTGGTTTGGAAGAAAACTCCTTAaacacacagctatgtctgcacttatttgttgtttaaaattctgtaatataaaatacctgaatGTCTATATAGAAACTAAATATAATCTTGAAGAGATTGTCTCTTTATTATTTCTAACAcaaaaatgataatttaataattaacctAGTTATCTTTAAAAGGTTTCTAATCTATCAGAATATGAATGCCACTACTTAGCACCAGTTTAGCAATTAATtgaaggtttaagtttttcatgTTATTTCTATCTCATCAAAAAGTCTCCCATCTAAGTCCTAGAGTCATCAATTtgttaaaagattaaaataactgatgtattttcttttgcttcacCAGAAGTAGGAAGTTTATTAAACTTGACAGTGtttataataattgttgttgatgtaatttccttttgttgttgctgtatatGGATTTCAGTTGAGTATTTTGccaataatttttatttccttcagCCTGACATCACCATTGCTGTTAATAGCACTAGCTGCCTGTCTTGGTGCCTGTTACATCATCAGTTtgaaaaaccaagagaaaaaacgTACAATCATGGGTATGtaacaaaataattatatcatTCTTTTTGTTAATATAATGGTTAACTGTACAGTGTAATGGGAGTCACGTGCCCAGgataccacatagtgggactgaatccaaaaccatgtggcctGGGGcacaaagtaccacacagtgggactgaagtagAAACTACATGGCTGTAAAGTGAACTCCTTAATCCAGACTGTCATACCTGTGCCTATTTgttaacttttattatattcataggtcagaattttgttttatttccatttttctaCATCCTTTACTTAGCTTTTCTAATATCTATTCTTCACTATCTGTCCTTTTGACATTGAATGCAGACTGACTCATTAGTTTTGCAACCAATTTTTCAATTCTACCttccaaatcgactcacaaggcttttgtagacctggggctatagtagaaggcacttgcccaagctgtcctgcagtgggactgaaagaACTGTGCTTGAAAAACAAGAGCTGGTCACAGGAAaagtatccaaccatagaatacTGAGATGATATGGTTGAAAAGTAAGCTTGTTAACCACACTCCATGCCTGTACCTAAATAAGAAATTATGTCTTATATGAACTATGTGTCATAAAGGGaaattacataataatatatataaatgatatattttgttattgataACTTGTTTCTTTGTTTACAGGTCATGAACTGAGTTTAGGCCAACAGTATGCTGGTGTTGGAGTTTTATCTTTCCCACTTTTTTGGGTAGCTGGAGCTGGTTCGGCTGTTTTCTGGGTTATTGgtgtgtattatttttcttttccatcttaCTATTTATTGCAGAAAAATGTTGCATAATAAATTGTAGTTTCTTTATTCTATAAGTATACAAATATTGTTGTGGTTTCAGCTTAAGAGAGTATGAACATTGTAATTCTATTTCCCAATTCTATAAATTTGTGAcactaaaatcaatattttagcattatcatcatcattttgtgtccattttccatgctgacatgggtaaggcggtttgattggaactggtaagccaaagagctgcactaggctccagtctgttttggcttggtttctatggctaaatgcccttcctaatgtcagtcACTCTACAGGATATACTGGGTGTCTtgtacatgtcactggcacggtgCCTTTAACGTATCACCGGCACAGGtaatttttatgtgtcaccttcACAAGTGCCTTTTAAATGTCACCCACACTGGCCTTGACTACAATTTTCTAAGTATGatgtatctatttgtttattgCACTTAATTTTGATCCATAATGATAGGCAAGTTTACTGCAGTATGCATCATGAGATAATATCTCATGTGGACATGctgtgttttaaaacagaaaaatatattaagagcAGGTGAAAATCATACTGGCAGCTGCCAGAGAAAATGCTAGATGCATTTCTGCTTCATTGGGATTTGTCTGTAGCATGTACTTGCAACCAATTGCATACCAAGAAGAAATTTGTCACCACTGTTATGGAAAATCATTGAATAAACATTCACTGATATTGCAAATAGCTGCCcagctgaataaaaattcattatatGCAATAGAAGCAGTATTAGATTGAAATGGTCATACTTAATGTTAATATATTGTGATAGGCAAATTTGTGGCACTATTCACTCTGATATACCAGCTCATATAGACATGctatatttaaaaaacattatattGCTGGCAGACAAAAATAATCTTACCAGCATATTTAGTGTTTTGTGTATATGATAGAATCATATGGCAAGTGATTTGGATTAATAATCTAAGAATTTGTCTGAATTGAAAATTCTTCCCAATCTAAAGTTTTAGAGAAAttgcagttaatatatatattatattttgtgaaatttgatttagtatttctaaattgaattttttccctgtaagtttggaataatattccctcatattatatatatatatatatatatatatatatatatatataaacacatacatgcatgaggcCTCAAGGCCTAATGGTTAgaatgttgcactcacaatcacaagattgTTGTTTTAATTCCTAGAATGGGTAGTGTGTTGTGCTGTTGAGCAgtacacttcatctcacattgctgtgcaatcacttcaacacctgacatgtggcacactgCACCTGTTCAAGCAatatcaatttgatggagggagtgagcttatgaagagtacatacatatgatcactagaaacaaatcatttgtacaggtggtttggcaaaagctgaacactcatatggcatctttgacaggagagtccatcatatacatatagatacacatacatatatacacattgctgTGTAGGCACAGATGTGGTGCTCAGGTAGCCAAAGACACATGTGGTGGGGCATTGTCTTGCTGGAACACTACCCCTTTCCTGTTGGCAGTCTCTGGCctcaattctttgattttttttttgtgcaaattAGCCAGCTGATGACAGTAGACATTAGAAGTAATGGTCTTGTGGGAGAAGCTGATAATAAATAATGCTTTTATGATCCCAACAAAGGCATTATGATCATAATGTCTTTATGATCAAGTTgagaaatttacttcccaactacTTGATTTagcttcagtcacactgcataacATCTTGGACAAATGCCTTCTATGATATCCTTGAACTGACCAAACcctgccgttcaagaatttggacctggagatccccatttccagtgacttcgagggccacctcccagcaGTGTAGGCCGCCAACGAAGAgacctcgactacaacaagacgaccaaagttttttttttttccaaggtctggagtCTCTCaaccctaagccctagaccatcacctaatcacccttacctgtcttgttgcttaacaataaTGACCAAACTCTTgttagttgatttggtagatggaaactgaaagaacttgttatacacacacacacacacacacacacatacacacacataatgttgcCACTGTCTTTCAAGCTGCcactatattttcatatatttgtttatttcaggAGCTTCGTTCTTTGTGATTGGTTTGCATGCAATAATGTATAACCGAGCTGACGAACAAGAGAATTTTGACTTAGAAATGGAAAGTGTATGAGGAGGAAACAATTTCTTGCATGTAACTCACCACCAACAGTTTTCAGATTACAATggattctctttttttctgtttctcattaaaatatttaactgtgCAAATAATGGCTAGTACTTAGGTTTACCGATCAAGTGGCTGATAATGTTTAGGTTAATGGGATTCtgtgaaaaattataacaaaGCATTTCTTTGTAAGCattcaatatatttgttttggaatgagaattaaacattatttttatatatttcttgggCTGTGACAATTTTTTACTTTGTCAGTATTGCAGAGTTTTAACtaaatatcattattttctcCATTAACTGCTTCTACTTAATGCCTGGTAATGGTATGGGTAATGCCTAGCTAAATAATATTTGCACATTTTGGTTATTATTGCCCACCTGGTTCATCAAATAtttgaaatgtataaaaattCAATTGTGCATAATACTTGATATCccatatatttaatcatataaaACCACTTATTTTATGGAAGTCATTTCTTTTTAATGTGGTTTACAATTAATATAAACGATCTGATTTTTGAAAGAAGACTCAGTAAAACtatataaacaaagcaaaataaaattaattgtatttaattttcaattctccttttgtttctaattttatattcACTTTCATCATAAATAACATAACCAACACCTTCAGACAAGGGACACTCCAGCACAGTTGtcttatatctcttattataaaaggcagattttatctccctccctttgtctcttatagaaatctacaatataggatttcttcaattacaatttacctagcatttttaagagtagaatgcattggGTTGTGCCAggtacagtttttcaaatttcacccccaattaagcaaaattttgagaaaactcactttgtggtgtgtaagtgaagtgcttttcttagtgtgggctacagcacacacacacacacacaaacggagcgaactgcttcactcatgctatcatcctaatttctcctcctttctctttgcaagtgtgcaacgattaaagtgaaagtatttatataaaacggatgaactgcttcactcatactttctctttgcaagtgtaccttaaaccactactcaaaaaaaaaaacacagcaaacagaaacaaataaatacataacgatttactcttcacacaatttcttcaattagagtttacctatgatttttcaaagtacttccattcggtcatggcatacaaaatttctttcaatttcacccccatttcagaaaaaattcgagaaaactaaatattttaccatttcacttcaaagcctttactctgcatattactcccacttcctctttacacacatagacacgcaaatatataaataaaattgtaagctaacgtgtgtgtgtgtgcgagggtgcgtactggttttcagttcatattaatcaaattaatattcacaacaagaaggactattcattataatacatcagttccacacatttaccctggttccatttcggacaactgcacaaacatttgccatttcacacatgtatgtaaacaaattcatttcttaaaaatttcaattcattttctttatcaattcatacaaagttttttaggacgaatataagatctaaagtatatccaagtagcagaaacatcgcccaaaagtgtatatagatatataaatgtatttatatattcatctatgcacacatgtatgtataacgtgtgtgtatatatttccatagaggtaaccattcactccatacaaagttttttaggacgagaataagatctaaagttatctctaagaaacagaaagatcgcccaaaagtgtatatagatatttaaatgtatttatatattcatctatatacacatgtatgtataatgtgcgtgtatatatttccatagaggtaaccattcaatccatacaaagttttttaggacgaaaatctttatatataaaagaaggttgtgtgtctgtctactccgatttagattcctaactactcccacattttgcaatgcagtttaaccaaaaccgggtatcttatagtcgtgattcatatcgagcccttctgggtattagcgcgcgtctacgatgagtctacgattttacaaataatttaccataatttttttccattttaatgcatatttttttaaataaagggaagtaactctcaaacttcacaccaatatgcgtgctcatatgcgacgtaatatcacatcagcagcatttcctcacaccctccttgcacttggcgaaggcaaaataccaggggatgaaaatggtaatattgccatcgattccatttgtaccattgttaagacgccttctgatctcagagatgagtgttcccagatctacaagctaattatcagaatatggattggattggcaaaaaggctatactggccccgacgaataaaactgttcaccatattaatgatgaaatgctaaaactcattcctggggaagtctatgtatatcgctctatcgatacaactcctgacccagaggacgtcatcaactatccaatagaggtactcaattcctttgagcaccccggactaccaccacactttctcaaacttaaag
Coding sequences within:
- the LOC115211923 gene encoding prenylated Rab acceptor protein 1 isoform X1, with protein sequence MDEQHLLEGNIDGAEKNNSSLTRKGKQSKMSVTLSSVAAREWFQKKRETIKPWGEFLNTSKFRIPKNLAEVPKHTMKNIEDFQSNYLFVFIGLIIVCILTSPLLLIALAACLGACYIISLKNQEKKRTIMGHELSLGQQYAGVGVLSFPLFWVAGAGSAVFWVIGASFFVIGLHAIMYNRADEQENFDLEMESV
- the LOC115211923 gene encoding prenylated Rab acceptor protein 1 isoform X2 → MLRSKMSVTLSSVAAREWFQKKRETIKPWGEFLNTSKFRIPKNLAEVPKHTMKNIEDFQSNYLFVFIGLIIVCILTSPLLLIALAACLGACYIISLKNQEKKRTIMGHELSLGQQYAGVGVLSFPLFWVAGAGSAVFWVIGASFFVIGLHAIMYNRADEQENFDLEMESV